In a genomic window of Carassius carassius chromosome 43, fCarCar2.1, whole genome shotgun sequence:
- the LOC132124955 gene encoding proprotein convertase subtilisin/kexin type 5-like, producing MRYTTPRTMNAGSTLFILSLCCCGLIQSRSPAQSCPSGQFLLKNQCVLCHPSCTECKGHELFECTACGLDEEGKERFLYQGHCRLHCPREFYPDREQYTCLPCMPNCEICADANVCAKCREGYHLQSGICLTVLCGAGQVQDPDTQECIDCGIGCKTCATDDPEICHSCTDGYFLYRQQCRQHCPQRTYEDRGRGLCISCPEQCVDCWSDSLCLTCQSGYFLNNGTCVKECPADTFKDSRGWRCQRCHSSCLTCHGPGLRDCDRCSGWSRPVYGKCPVISCPEGQYVDGESRTCRYCDRSCLTCYGPKTQNCITCATGYMLEQEAVCVERCPLGFYANSSSLLCERCSANCEACESRDECVSCTTDTYQLYLFQGSCWSECPEGYFETELGTCEPCDELCLTCDGTSTQCLSCREGLHLANGQCRQNCGPMSYVAEDGTCRRCAPHCDVCTDSSTCTRCSFLYLLLNGECKAICPKGYFEDLDQGICVRCHSTCATCSGPLSDDCETCSALNPKLYEGMCLEECPAGTYYQTSDKECQECHQTCARCEGPEPTQCLQCEKGLVLDPNTMMCGVTGDSDCPPKTFLQNNQFTCQACHQLCQSCEGPGPSDCQTCALPNYFHNGSCVSKCPVGTYGAHEEADGVELGFCMPCDHVCATCTEASPRDCLSCAPGYLHLLSHLCVSHCPTGYFSTGEGCEKCDRSCEQCSGPGPDACRVCTPPLLDLQGTRQCVDQCPLRFYESKHSCRQCHTSCKSCTDNTPQGCATCDWGSVLKDGVCYPHCEESRYYSQSGVCEPCDESCKHCSSAGPQSCLTCHPGFALHAPDSQCLPCCQSGEKNEKCCLCDSGSALCLEVPVPSISQDDAILRSQAVQHASVALPATLLLAVVLALVVFALVQARAKKRLCWRRSYERLSGVAREQPSPRPMPHGVPEPEDSGDEVDVVYTSQDGSVYRRYGFIHEPDTEEELDEDDANVNTYFSRA from the exons ATGCGCTATACAACTCCGCGAACGATGAACGCCGGGTCGACGctctttattttatcattatgctGTTGCGGGTTAATTCAGTCCAGATCGCCGGCGCAGTCCTGTCCCAGCGGACAGTTCTTACTAAAAAATCAGTGCGTTTTATGCCATCCCTCCTGTACGGAGTGTAAAGGTCATGAGCTGTTCGAGTGCACCGCTTGTGGTTTAG ATGAGGAAGGGAAGGAGCGTTTCTTGTATCAGGGCCACTGCAGACTTCACTGCCCAAGAGAGTTTTATCCTGACCGAGAGCAGTACACCTGTCTTCCATGCATGCCTAACTGTGAGATCTGTGCTGATGCCAATGTTTGTGCTAAGTGCAGAGAAGGCTACCATCTTCAGAGCGGCATCTGTCTGACAGTGCTGTGTGGAGCTG GTCAGGTTCAGGACCCGGATACACAAGAATGTATAGACTGCGGTATTGGCTGTAAAACATGTGCCACAG ATGATCCAGAGATTTGCCACAGCTGCACAGACGGCTACTTCCT ATACAGACAGCAGTGTCGTCAGCACTGTCCCCAGAGGACCTACGAGGACCGCGGTAGAGGACTGTGCATCAGCTGCCCGGAGCAGTGTGTGGACTGCTGGAGCGATAGCCTGTGTCTCACTTGCCAGTCTGGATACTTCCTGAACA ACGGCACCTGTGTGAAGGAGTGCCCAGCAGACACATTTAAAGACTCCAGAGGGTGGCGCTGTCAGCGCTGTCACAGCTCCTGTCTGACCTGCCACGGCCCTGGACTGAGGGACTGTGACCGATGCAGTGGCTGGAGCCGGCCGGTTTACGGGAAGTGCCCGGTGATCAGCTGCCCGGAAGGCCAATATGTTGATG gGGAAAGTCGCACTTGCCGTTACTGTGATAGATCTTGCTTGACATGTTACGGTCCCAAGACTCAGAATTGCATCACATGTGCTACCG GATACATGTTGGAGCAGGAGGCTGTGTGTGTAGAGCGCTGTCCTCTGGGTTTCTATGCAAACAGCTCCAGTCTTCTGTGTGAGAGGTGTTCTGCTAACTGTGAGGCCTGTGAGAGCAGAGACGAGTGTGTGAGCTGTACCACAGACACTTACCAGCTCTATCTGTTCCAGGGCAGCTGCTGGTCAGAGTGTCCAGA AGGTTATTTTGAGACTGAGCTGGGGACATGTGAACCCTGCGATGAACTCTGTTTGACCTGTGATGGCACAAGCACGCAGTGCCTTTCATGTCGAGAAGGCCTTCATCTGGCCAATGGGCAGTGCAGACAAAACTGCGGCCCCATGAGCTATGTGGCAGAAGACGGCACATGCAGACGCTGTGCTCCTCACTGTGACGTGTGCACagattcttccacatgtacaa GGTGCAGTTTTCTCTATTTGCTCTTAAACGGTGAATGCAAGGCCATCTGTCCAAAGGGTTACTTTGAAGACTTGGATCAGGGCATCTGTGTGAGGTGCCACTCCACCTGTGCCACCTGCTCTGGTCCTCTCTCTGATGATTGCGAGACATGTTCTGCCCTCAACCCAAAACTCTACGAGGGCATGTGCTTGGAAGAGTGCCCAGCGGGAACATATTACCAGACCTCTGATAAGGAATGCCAAG AGTGTCACCAGACCTGTGCACGCTGTGAGGGTCCAGAACCCACCCAGTGTCTGCAGtgtgaaaagggtctggttttggATCCCAACACCATGATGTGTGGAGTTACTGGAGATTCGGACTGCCCACCCAAAACGTTCCTCCAAAACAACCAGTTCACTTGCCAAGCATGTCATCAACTCTGCCAGTCCTGCGAAGGCCCAGGCCCCTCTGACTGCCAGACCTGCGCTCTGCCCAACTACTTCCACA ATGGTTCGTGTGTGAGCAAATGCCCCGTAGGAACTTACGGTGCCCATGAGGAGGCTGACGGTGTAGAGCTGGGTTTCTGTATGCCCTGTGATCATGTGTGTGCCACCTGTACCGAGGCGTCTCCCAGAGACTGTCTGAGCTGTGCACCAGGCTACCTTCATCTGCTCTCTCATCTCTGCGTTAGCCACTGTCCCACTGG GTACTTCAGCACAGGGGAGGGCTGCGAGAAGTGTGACCGTTCCTGTGAGCAGTGCTCGGGCCCAGGGCCGGACGCCTGCAGGGTGTGCACACCTCCTCTGCTGGACCTGCAGGGCACCAGGCAGTGTGTGGATCAATGTCCACTGCGCTTTTATGAGAGCAAGCACAGCTGCAGACAATGCCACACCAGCTGCAAATCCTGCACAG ATAACACTCCTCAGGGCTGTGCGACGTGTGACTGGGGCAGCGTCCTGAAGGATGGGGTGTGTTACCCACACTGTGAGGAGAGCCGATATTACTCACAGAGT GGAGTTTGTGAACCCTGTGACGAGTCCTGTAAACATTGTTCCAGTGCCGGGCCCCAGAGCTGTCTTACCTGTCACCCAGGTTTCGCCCTTCATGCTCCTGACAGTCAATGCTTGCCCTGCTGCCAGTCTGGGGAGAAGAACGAGAAGTGTTGCCTTTGTGATTCAGGCTCAG cactgtGTCTTGAGGTGCCTGTACCAAGTATAAGTCAGGATGATGCTATTCTGAGGTCCCAAGCGGTACAGCATGCATCTGTAGCTTTACCTGCTACTCTGCTGCTAGCTGTAGTGCTAGCACTAGTTGTGTTTGCTCTGGTACAGGCGAGGGCCAAAAAAAGGTTATGCTGGAGACGGAGTTATGAACGACTGAGTGGGGTAGCTAGAGAACAGCCCAGTCCTCGGCCCATGCCACATGGAGTACCAGAACCAGAGGACAGTGGAGACGAGGTGGACGTGGTCTACACCAGTCAAGACGGATCTGTGTACCGACGCTACGGTTTCATTCACGAGCCAGACACGGAAGAGGAGCTGGACGAGGACGACGCGAATGTGAACACATATTTCAGCAGAGCCTAA